The Macadamia integrifolia cultivar HAES 741 chromosome 4, SCU_Mint_v3, whole genome shotgun sequence genome contains the following window.
TATTGGCACTCCTAGCTTTGTTCTTATTCAAATGGCTATGCCTATTGTCACGCAAAGCGGTGGCCAGTGCCATGTTTTGTTGATGATAGCTGATGGGCAGGTAACTTTTTATTTGGTCCAGTTCccatttttaatataatgacGAACTATTTTTATGTAGAATTCTTATTTTAGCTTCAACTTTGATCATGTATGATGGGATACAACTTTTTACTTTCCTCCACTTACCATGTTTCATTATTGGGTAAttcttattttacattttttttttgttctcatattATATTCCTCTTTGGATTAGGATTTTCTGTCCATAGTCCTCATACTTTTGTAATGGTGTAGTGTTCTTCATTCTGGTTTTAAATTAGTTGATCATGACATTAATTTATTGTGTGAAATATAAAGATCATTGTATTTAGAAACTGGATTCTGGATCTAATATGTCATGTCATTTGCCATTATAAAGAagcccccctccctccctccctccctctctctctcttttttggtttGAGATAACTTGTGAAATTTTTCTTGCTGTTCTTAGGGATGGACTCTCTATGAGATACTAAGATATGCACCCCTACACAACTTGACTGCTTATGAGGAAGCTCTGGAAACAAACCCTGTTTTGGCTAAAGTGGTAAAAATGAGGTTGTCTACTCCCTAGGAGGATTGGATTGTGCAAGTATGATTTAACCTTGAATTAGAACCTTGtttcttggttttcttctttttattttataaaaatttggTAATCTATTACTTTCCTCTAATATAACTTGCAATGCTATGAAGGAAAACCTCATTTTGAGCTTGACAAAGCccaaaaattaagatcaaaccTTGTAGGGTTCTCTCTACATGGCTCCTTTCTCGCTATTATTACCAGTTATGTGAGGTGACTACCATGATTTACAGTAGAGTATTTATCTCAACTtaatttttgattcttttgacaAGATTGAAGATTCCCCGGTTGCCCAGGCTCTTTTTTCTTCCCAAGACTGGCGGGTGGTCCTTGTAAAGTTGTTGAGTCTGAGCATAATAACCATCCACACCAAGGCCTTATCAAATGTTATTGGCTCACAGGAGTTTGAGATAACCAGCCGCATATGtgtgtatatattttttcttttcttcctttattgctctctctctctctctctctctccccacacCCTAAGATAGTGCTTGTCATATTGCAATACGTAAATGTAAATGCAACTAAACTAACTAGCCCCATCCCAGTTACTTGTAGTTGGGCCCAACAGTTCTGTTGCTCCTTAAACCATGTTTAAGTTCAACTGTTCAAACACTCATGCTCATGCATTTTCTCACTACAACCCGATATTTTCGAGATTTTCAGTATATTATCTTCTTGGATTCTCAATGcatgtttgttttgttttccttttgttttgtgAAAATGAATCAATACAATCTGGGTATTTGTTGCTAAAGAAAGCTTAGGGAAGGCTTATTTGTTCTTAGAATCGAAACCTCTACAAGGATCTGATCTTGAAATCCCTTATGACATTCTATGATCTTGGGTGCTCCAAGACGATTATGTTCTTACAGTTTTCTTATATCAGATTAGACTTTGATTCTCATATATTCAATGGCAATCGTGTTTTGTGCTTTATCTTTAAGATTTTGTTTGCAGGTGGTTTTTATTGAGTTTACATGGTTTTGGTGTAATAACAAATGTATAAGAACTATTATGCCTATTTTGGAGACGATGAGGAACAATGAAAAGCTAACAATACAATGTGgtgtgaaattttttctttggtttattACAAACTTGTCATACTTAGCCAAATTATGTGCAGTGAATATTTTCTGAAGAGGAACATGTGTCTGCACCTTCTTAAATTCCGAAAAAAGTGCAtgtgttttatttgatttgaaattttatattctaattttgtgttttttttctttgatcacaacttttataatttaaatatggGTCTTTAGCTCAATTGGCAAGCACTTCGGGTGTGGAAAATTATTTCATGCCTCAAAAggatggtggttcaaatccatcGAATCTCgtctatattttcattttgaCTTCAGTGGCAGTGTCTTGGTACATGTCATATGAAAAGCTTTCTGATATGTGGATTCTGGTGTCAGTCCCTATAAGAATGGAAAAGACTACAACTTGGCCTTCAGCTGTTGTTGTAAAGTCAATTTGTCTAATAACTTTTCTTAGACTGTAGCTCATCAAATACCAATTAATGATCAATATGGATTCCCTTCAAGCAATGTACGGTGGGTAGTGATTTATGTCGGGAACAAAGCATATTAGGAGGATTCCTTCTCTTCATTGCCTATCTGCACTAATAATAAGCAAAACATAAGGAAGTATTGTATCAATgaacaagagaaataagagtTCCCATCTTAGCCGCTTGACTtgagagaagggaaggaaaaaaaaaaaaattacagaattTGTAGCTCACTTGAAGTAGGCACTCATCACTCATTAGAATAAATGAACTTTATTGAATGGGTTTGTAAATCAATCTACCCTCCTTGTAAATGCCATGTTTCTTCTTGTCTTTTCATGGTGAAAATCCCTTCCTCTAAGTTGGCGAAGGCTTCTTGTGTTTTTGCGCCACACCCAGTTTCTGCATAATCCATTGCCCAAGTTTCGTCTTCTACCTTGAAGTTTCACTTTTTTCTACTGTTTGCTTTGTTCTttattcaaaaccaaaataaacttTATTGGTTTTAAATAATGACCAAATGTTATttcatataatatttttttaattgtttgtgCAAGTGTAATGATTGAATTAGTTATATTATGTGCATATTAGAATTTAGATAAAATGGCAACTACTTCAATCAATGAAGCAGAGTCGGCTAATGTGaaatggcaattttgtaattatcaAGTTATAGAtggaagtgattttttttaatttcgttACCAATCGTGGATTCTGATACGAGTCAATTTAAAAGTACTTCCTTGACGGTTTACTAATTGATGATGTTGATCttaaaaatcacaaaaccaCAAAAAATCATTTCCAAGCAGAATCAATGAATTGAGAATAGAAGTATTATCAATCGAGCCCTTATTATTAGTAATTTTCActcccacgtgcatttgcacgtgtttTTTTTaactagtgtatatatatatatatatatatttagagaTGCAACTTGGGCCCTAGAAGCCTTTACAAGGACCGCTTGATTTTTTCGAGTTTGGCTAGCTTtgagaaataataataaatcatacGTCACTTTGTGgtttattttttaggttttgggctggatTGGGCTGTGTTGAGACCAGACAGTCTTGGGTTGCGAATTTTCTATCTTGAGTTCAAGTTAAGTCGGCCTAGGCTTGAGGGCGAAAGAGCTTGTGCATGTTTGCTTGGGTTTACAAAAATCCAACCCAGCTTGCCGCTGGATTCAACAAAAAAAGCCACATCTTTAGTATCTTCTAAAATGGAACAGTATTCAAGGAAGAGGCTTGACTTGTTACAGCCTTAAAATCTTCCAAAATTTCTTTCTGCTCAAATTTGATAATTGAAAGagcaccaaaaaagaaaataattctcTTATAAGATTCCAAGCTGGCTTTACAAAACATTTTCCAATAATAGCACCAGTCCAGTAGGATAAATTCTTGGAACACAAACCACTATTATAATATATAAAGAGTATGATAATATGGAGTAGGGAGAAAATCTGATACGCATTCTTGGAACATCCACTATTCCACAGCCCACCTAGCTAGCTCGCTTCATAAGGAATGAAGAATATGGCTCACTGATCATCATAGTCACAAGAACATGAAACGTCTACACTAAAAACTTTGCTCTCCTGAGGGCAATTTAAGGCACTCAACAGTTTGCTTATAGGTTAATTCTTCAATGTTTCCCTGCATAATAATAAGAGTAATAAATTTTCTTCAGTAGATAGCGACCAAATGTAACTTATAACATTTAATTTGTTAGATATTActtaattaagaaaataataaaaagcagAGTATAGTACATACTAGTACTACTATGTACCTGTGCCGATTGCTTTGTTTTAAGTGAGCGCAAACTCTCTGTGTAGAAGAAACTGGAGCGTAGATATGCCATCCGTTTACTATCAATAAATCCTTCAAAACTTTTGGTTTGGAGATGATGATATCCTAAACCTGTGGTACGTGTCTCAATTAGTATCTTTCTGTCCTTTATATCCCTGGGTGCACAATAGTCATAATCGTCCTCCCTGTAGCGATTATTGTGATCATCCCTCTCCCTTTGGTCCAGATAGTGGTAGTGAGGGTGCAAGACAATGCTGTATTCTTTCACCCATGTACCACTCTTGTTGTAGTGGTAGTCTTTAAACATCCATATGTCCATTTTGGAACCTTCAACACACGAAAGGCACAGTAACCCTCTCAACTCCACCAATTGAAAATCAGAATATTTGAAAGACCTAAGATCACGACATCTAGGATGTTCGATTAATCtgaattcttctttttccacaTCAAACGCGACGATTGTATTTCTAGGATCAATCATATGTCCATCATAGAACTCAGCATCAATTCTCGAACAATAGTACACCAACCAATGGATGGCTCCGTTAACAAAAGCTGGGTGATACTTGCTGACCTGGTATGGAGAATCTACCACGCGTCTCCAACCCCAtggtgaagatgatgaagatgatgaagaagaagaaaaaccccTTCTCTCCGTTAAGGTAAAGACAAGACATTTAGTAGTGAATCTACGACGACTTCCTCCAAGGCCATATACGGGTGGAATCAAACGAACTACTTTGTACTCGTCAGTCGAGCTAACATATCCGAAACCCACCGAGCCATCAGGCCCACAAGATGAGAAGGAGGTACGAGGAGGTTTTGGTAATGTAATGAATTCATGTGTACTGGGATTACAGATATGAATGATATCAGAGTCTTGAATGCAAACTAGATCGAAACGAGTAGGTATCACAAAAGGTGAAAGTGTCTTAGACTTGAATTCAAATCTGCTTATTGGGTTCCCTTCTTCTCTATGTTTTTCCCATTCTTCGCGAGGAGTTAACGAGACGAAGAAAAGACGTggttcggatttggatttggaatgaTGAGGAGAGTGGAGGTGAACAAAGTGAGGATCATCAGAGATGAGATAACGCCATAATTTACATACGCACCTGAATCTCAATAGGGTCTTCACAGGTAGCCTCGATAACACGTTAATCCATACTTCTTCGGACAGAAACAGCGGATCATGATCATGGCTGCCCATCATCGGTGGTGGTGGTCTAggattattttttctctcaatcGTCTTCCCCATCTCCGCTGCCTCCATATTAATCTATCAAGAGCTACCAACAACCAACAACTTTATATGAATTTCATAACCGGCattctctattctttttttccttttaaaactAACCTAGTCACCTCCCCCTCTCCATAGAAGGTTTCAGTGGAGAGATCTAAGGAGATTTCCTATTATAAAGGTTAgaagaaagagatgaaaaaatagATTTAGTTTCTATAATTAAGGGAGGAAGAGATATGCATTAGATATAAGGAATCTATATAAAAAGGAAGTTTCTTGTTAGAGAGATATGAATTTAATAGTTCAATTCTTGGTAGGATGTTTTACTTTAATAAAGAGATGATGCAGCCATCGGCTTACCAACTGTAGAGGAGAGAGTGGGAGATGGAGGGGGTGTTCAAgtaattaatttatatataatatCGTTTCCtattttatgggtctaaacagAGTAGTAGAACAAATAAACTTTATATGAATTTCACTGGATTCGCAACTTCTCTTCCCTTATCTTCCTCTCTTCGTAGTTCCTTCTACAGATATCATAAACGCcattcctctttccttttttatttttaaaactaaCCTAGTCACCTCCCCCTCTTCATAGAAGGTTTCAGTGGAGAGATCTAAGGAAATTTCCTATTACAAAGGTTaggagaaagagatgaaaaaagaGATTTAATTTCTATAAATAAGGGAGGGAGAGATATGCATTAGATATAAGGAATCTATATAAAAAGGAAGTTTCTTGTTAGAGAGATATGAATTTAGTAGTTCAATTCTTGGTAGGGTGTTTTACTTTAATAAAGAGATGATGCAGCCATCGGCCTACCAACTCTGGAGGAGAAGAGTGGGAGATGGAGGGGGTGTTGAAGTAATTAATCCATATATAAtatagtttcctattttatgggtctaaacagAGTAGTAGAACAAATAAACGCGGCCCAGCCCATCCGATTGATTTCTCACGTAATTTtgtcgaggatgaagacaaaaCCTAGTTCATTTGAGATTAAAAATTGGGGGCCCAGTATATAAGGGGCATATTTTTTGGGCTTGTTTTAGCCCAAAGCTATAATAAAAGCGGGTAAAagaattggtttttttttttttaagtcatgcATGTTTTGCACTCCAAAGCAAGGTTTTTAACCCCCAGACACGGGTGCAGTCTCCATTCATTCTAATTTGATCGAATTAGAATCTATGAGAGTTGTTTGAAGCTTTAGAAAATGgaatcaagaaaaagaataagcaAACATTTCGAcatatctttgtttttttttgagttttgatcCAAATTTTTTGTAAATCTAGCTATGGTTCAACAGAATAGGTGGGCATGTGACCCAATCACCGACCATCAAGAcagttgtttgagatttaaaatgtaatcgcaagcgtacggatcagtgtagctacgggtcgaatacagggagagcagccactttattttttatttcttttgataatGCGAAAGGGAGCCgattaatggttatgatctaattctaattaccgtcctaaacatatgtatctaaaataacgtcctaaccattcgtcatctaagaatttaaagacgcaagctacgcaattaaaattaaataaataaataactgaaaataaacaactcacgcaattaaaaaataaaggaaaaaaatgctgaaataaaaataaagtaaaagaaatgggataaagctagagagagactcacaagtaggtttctctacttagcccgagggatgcatcataatatgagatttcctacttgaccagagagtcactcttacaagggttactttacttggagacaattaaaataaaagcaataaattgatggttctatggctaggaggggcaaagccaacacatacactaaccatgaaccttgggggaaagggacagcaataatgtaacgactgaaattaaaatcctaaattaagaaagaaagtgtAGTCAGAAGAGgcaatgagaggggggagagaagactactgaaggagcctacttacttgaacttcaactcttgagctgaaaacttgatcgatttgagatactaccagtactaaaaaccagatctggaataaaccaaatctgaaatttctagtactagagaaaacaaatcttgaaaaaaaaattgaacttgaaaaaaaattactccacggctcgtgatcttgtcacctagatataagcctagaactataacttaaaaaattacaattcaattgcataaatcataaacataaaagagctgaataaaaataaaagagtgcttgcattaattgaaataaaaaaaagctattacaaaagtgattaaagaaaagataaagaagaactaaaactaaagagagagtaagaaaaagagagagcaacttaaaaaaacctagaagtagaatgaagtgcctcctccccttgtgttaattctattatatagagaatgggggagggaagctaacaattttagcttataaaaaaaaagattttttttttatcttattgatgaggtggaggagagagaagatagagaaaacgtgtggtggagagatctcccacgatttttcttgcctttttttttccttttttttttttctccctttttctatttttctctcccttcttaCGCAAGAAAccctcctctttattttctctctcttcttcaaacttgcgtacaactatcttggccgacctcctttgagtgatgagtatgagagagaaaatattctaaataaAACCTCAACAGGTAAGAGGTTGGAACtggagacctcctaataagcaagggattttgcacaccacaactcaccaactacgcttggtagttgttgttaccaaaaatgaatcttcaatcacttaaggatgtagtccatcgatccttgttggtatttggagtattccttgtacctctgagacaattgcaaacgggctggttctgcatctcggttcagttctgatccattattctttttttggcttgaaaagaataatcacttgtacgagtaaccaaacgaatacgtacttttaattgaacacgtccatcttgctcagaatttcgtcctctttgcaaccatgaaaagaaataggacctctttacgtgtaaaattggagatatagcacccgatagtccttaaggccttgaaaatataaacctgcaaaaagagagtaaaacccaaagttTTTATTACCAGGGATGTCACACACTCACTTGCAATCGACGGAAGTTGTACGGCAAGAAGCATAGCGACGGACGGTGATTGGAGACTGACTGCGGCAAACCTAGGCTTCACACGGTTAATCGGTGCCCAGCTCTATCTTTACtctaaaaattttggtaaaggCAGCAGGGTAGAAtcgtactttaacatccacaactaacggtttactaaccgagttatctgacaggggaggtatgtgggattttttaaaacataggggaggggggtggaataaacgcaaactacaggggagggggatgtaaatcactctaaAATCTAACATAATGGATTGTGTTCTTAGAGTAATTTTTAATAGatgatatttcttcttctccttcttctttatgggttttcttttcattttaagtCCTTTGAGCAAACCTGGAATTCTGTAAAACTAAACCAAGTTTCATGTCCATAGTCCATATGTTAATGTTGTTCTCACATGTATGATGTGGAGTTCGCTCAAGGCTATTCTGCTTGTTCCTCCAAAAGATCCCCATGATCTCAAGCTTAGCCAAACAATGGAGGCTTTTGCAATTAGATACACCCTTAAACAAGCAAGGCAACTAGATTTCAAGTAGGGCACTGGAAGTTCAATATGAtgcaaaagaaataaacaattttaacaagacactatttcttctcttgacaAACAGAAGAAACAACCAAGTGGGTTAAATTTACAACACGACTAGTCAACCAAATGAATGGAAATGTAGATTTTTCAGTCTTTGGTGTATTTGGATAGGGCGAAATTTCTATTGACAATGGAAGTACTAGGAAGAACATATGCAAATTAGAGATGCAACACGAACACTTGGATAGCCTATTGGTGGGGCAGCTTCGGCTTAAAGAGCCCTCGATCAAgggaggaggttgtgggatTGAATCCTGTCGTAAGTGTGTGTATGTGTAGGAGTAGATGGCCGTTGATCCTACTAGCGCCCATTAGGATAGAGTagccaaaatatatatatatatatatatatataatagcacaaagtggcaaatctttcagttgacaattttaccctttcttttttattatattttttctctttcctttttattttcttaaattactGGTATCCATTATATTCttataaatttttataatacttaTGGGAGAGATATAGGTGAACTAGCAGAACACCCTGGTATCAGGAGTGCTAGCAAGGATTGAACCGTTGGATATAAGTAGCATAATATCAATAGTTGGATTGAGATATAACTTTATGGGGGTAAAAGTTACTTAAAGATTGACAAAATACACTGCGTCCTCTGCAAAATACTGTACTATTAGTATTGAACCTATCTCAACCATCTTCTCCGACAGACATCTTCCCTGTCCAAACATCTATCTCAACCGTCTTCTTCGACAAGCTTCACGCTTTGGACCTACTTCTCCGCCCTTCCatttatttctttcctcttccttcttctatcaTAAAAATCTACCAAATTCTCTGTTTCATGGCTGTACATTTGATGTCTTCccctaggtttttttttttcccctcatatCAAGAAGAACCATATAAAACCCAAAAAGGAGTGAGAACAAGGGAAGAAAACCCTCACCCAAGTTTATGAAATCTAGCCCTAcccattaaaacaaaaaaggagaaattgctccacaaagaggaagaagaagataggaaaattttgtttttctttatagGAGATGTTATATCCTCTGCTAATCTACCAAATTCTGTGTTTCATGGCTATACATCTGACGTCTTCCCCTAGAAAATCTTTTCCCCTCAGATCAAGAAGAACCATATAAAACCCAAAAAGGAGTGAAAACAGGGGAAGAAAACCCTCGCCCAAGTTTATGAAATCTAGGCCTAcccattaaaacaaaaaaggagaaactGCCTCCACGAAGAGGAAGAATAAGATAgggaaattttgtttttctttcataGGAGAGGTTTTATCCTTTGCTAATCTCCTTTGTGGTTCGATTATTGCTTTGCACTCGTTTGTTTTTTCACGGTTTAGGTTTTTAACGgttttgtgggtttttttttttttttaaccgtcACTTGTTATACGTTCTGAATGTATACATACTATAACTTTTGACAGCATAGATCTCGTAGGATTAATCTAACGGTCCTTGTAAGCTAGCACACTTAACACCAGGGTGTCCTACTAGcttgcaagtccttttcccaaTAAGTAAATACTCTCTAATTTGAATTCCTTTATTACTCTAAGGCTatatttggtagccaagagaagaaaagaaaagaaaaaagaatctagaaaagaaaagaaaagaaaagaaatgaaatgaaatggtgagaaaataaaaagagtatgtatgtttggttaccaagagaagaaaagaaaagaattcaaaaaattttgaattttaggagagagattgacacataggaaatcattgtgtaatcattcattttttgtcttattatgttttcatattttctcatgttttcttgtgttttttgcaagattttttttttgggtaacaaaagaaaatttcacaattcccaagaggaattttgaatttcaaaaactgaattttctcttaggtgaagacataccaagtgcaaagagaaattcttcacccaagaaaaaaattacaaacagGGATCGAGCTCGTCTATGGAGAGTAATTTGGCGGAGACGATTTCAGATTGGGATACGTGGATCCAAACACGTGTCACGATCAGATGGGAGATGGAGCGAGGGTTTAaacttcttt
Protein-coding sequences here:
- the LOC122076709 gene encoding F-box protein At3g07870-like → MEAAEMGKTIERKNNPRPPPPMMGSHDHDPLFLSEEVWINVLSRLPVKTLLRFRCVCKLWRYLISDDPHFVHLHSPHHSKSKSEPRLFFVSLTPREEWEKHREEGNPISRFEFKSKTLSPFVIPTRFDLVCIQDSDIIHICNPSTHEFITLPKPPRTSFSSCGPDGSVGFGYVSSTDEYKVVRLIPPVYGLGGSRRRFTTKCLVFTLTERRGFSSSSSSSSSSPWGWRRVVDSPYQVSKYHPAFVNGAIHWLVYYCSRIDAEFYDGHMIDPRNTIVAFDVEKEEFRLIEHPRCRDLRSFKYSDFQLVELRGLLCLSCVEGSKMDIWMFKDYHYNKSGTWVKEYSIVLHPHYHYLDQRERDDHNNRYREDDYDYCAPRDIKDRKILIETRTTGLGYHHLQTKSFEGFIDSKRMAYLRSSFFYTESLRSLKTKQSAQGNIEELTYKQTVECLKLPSGEQSF